A part of Candidatus Dormiibacterota bacterium genomic DNA contains:
- the sixA gene encoding phosphohistidine phosphatase SixA produces the protein MQIYLLRHAIAETRDPERYPVDADRPLTREGRNRMARAARGMRSLGLRFDLVLTSPLVRARQTARIVLPVFRPRPALRALRPLSPGGGTGGVFAALEAVPAEAAVLLVGHEPDLARLAGAMTLEPRGDIALEFKKGGLCRIDFEGSARPGHGRLVFLLTPKILRRLAPRSR, from the coding sequence ATGCAGATCTACCTCCTCCGCCACGCCATCGCCGAGACCCGCGATCCGGAGCGTTACCCCGTCGACGCCGATCGACCCCTGACGCGCGAGGGACGCAACCGGATGGCCCGCGCCGCGCGCGGCATGCGCTCCCTGGGCCTGCGTTTCGATCTGGTGCTGACCTCGCCTCTGGTGCGCGCCCGGCAGACCGCCCGCATCGTCCTCCCGGTGTTCCGTCCCCGTCCTGCCCTGCGCGCCCTTCGCCCCCTGTCGCCCGGCGGCGGAACCGGCGGCGTGTTCGCCGCGCTGGAGGCGGTCCCCGCCGAGGCCGCCGTCCTGCTCGTCGGTCACGAGCCGGACCTCGCCCGCCTGGCGGGAGCCATGACGCTCGAACCTCGCGGCGACATCGCCCTGGAATTCAAGAAGGGCGGGCTCTGCCGGATCGATTTCGAGGGATCGGCCAGACCGGGGCACGGGCGCCTGGTCTTCCTGCTCACGCCGAAGATCCTCCGCCGCCTGGCGCCCCGATCGCGCTGA
- a CDS encoding thymidylate kinase has translation MTPGKDGAKYYGHGLPYTDIRDLKGTLITIEGTDGVGRSTQVSLLKEWLEVQGYGVIETGWTRSELMSETIGAAKAGHNLNQITFSLLYATDFADRLEKIILPALRSGFVVLADRYVFTAFARSVVRGADPAWIRSVFGFALVPDLTLYLKIDADTLIPRVLRTRGIDYWEAGMDMHLGTDLFESFRKYQWRLIREYNKMSREFGFVTVDATQGPEEIQARIRRRVQALLDDRRMQSLSSSLETLRPLLFEAEDEEPVAAGTTVRGADEAPARAARAPSRD, from the coding sequence ATGACTCCCGGCAAGGACGGCGCCAAATACTACGGCCACGGTCTCCCCTACACCGACATCCGTGATCTCAAGGGGACGCTGATCACGATCGAGGGGACCGACGGGGTCGGGCGCTCGACGCAGGTGAGTCTCCTCAAGGAGTGGCTGGAGGTGCAGGGGTACGGCGTCATCGAGACCGGCTGGACCCGCTCCGAGCTGATGTCCGAGACGATCGGCGCCGCCAAGGCGGGCCACAATCTCAACCAGATCACCTTCAGCCTGCTCTACGCCACCGATTTCGCCGATCGACTGGAGAAGATCATCCTGCCGGCGCTGCGCTCGGGGTTCGTCGTTCTCGCAGACCGTTACGTGTTCACCGCCTTCGCCCGCAGCGTCGTGCGCGGGGCCGATCCGGCGTGGATCCGCAGCGTGTTCGGGTTCGCGCTGGTCCCCGACCTGACGCTCTATCTCAAGATCGACGCCGACACGCTGATCCCGCGTGTCCTGCGCACGCGCGGCATCGACTACTGGGAAGCCGGGATGGACATGCACCTCGGCACCGACCTGTTCGAATCGTTCCGCAAGTACCAGTGGCGCCTGATCCGCGAGTACAACAAGATGTCGCGCGAGTTCGGCTTCGTGACCGTCGACGCCACGCAGGGCCCCGAGGAGATCCAGGCGCGCATCCGGCGGCGCGTGCAGGCGCTCCTCGACGATCGGCGGATGCAGTCCCTGTCCAGCAGCCTCGAGACCCTGCGCCCGCTCCTGTTCGAGGCCGAGGACGAGGAGCCGGTGGCCGCCGGGACCACCGTCCGGGGCGCCGACGAGGCGCCGGCCCGCGCGGCGCGCGCTCCCTCCCGGGACTGA